In Nitrosarchaeum koreense MY1, one genomic interval encodes:
- the npdG gene encoding NADPH-dependent F420 reductase, with amino-acid sequence MKIGIIGGTGGMGKGFALRWSQNHNVIVGSRDAKRASESANEYTNIAKESFGQINGTITGNDNISVAKDSDVLILSIPYENIDAVCSEVLSQVKDSCVVVSPIVPMIKTDVGFEFIPIKENKPFSYQLVLKHMKNKSKLVSAFHVISEKKLVNPTMVLDYDIFVCGDDKDAIDVVNGLINEIKGLRPIYLGPGELSYLAEISTPLLLNAMIRNKIKNPGIKII; translated from the coding sequence ATGAAAATTGGAATAATTGGCGGAACTGGAGGAATGGGAAAAGGATTTGCTCTTAGATGGTCTCAAAATCATAATGTAATTGTAGGATCACGGGATGCAAAAAGGGCATCAGAATCTGCAAATGAGTATACAAATATTGCAAAGGAATCATTTGGACAGATTAATGGGACAATTACAGGCAATGACAATATCTCAGTTGCAAAAGACAGCGATGTTTTGATTTTATCAATTCCTTATGAAAACATTGACGCAGTTTGCTCAGAAGTTTTATCTCAAGTTAAAGACAGTTGTGTAGTTGTATCTCCAATTGTTCCAATGATAAAAACAGATGTAGGCTTTGAGTTTATTCCAATTAAAGAGAATAAACCATTTTCTTATCAACTTGTTTTAAAACACATGAAAAATAAATCAAAGTTAGTTTCAGCATTTCATGTGATTTCAGAAAAGAAACTTGTCAATCCAACAATGGTACTTGATTATGATATTTTTGTATGCGGGGATGATAAAGATGCAATTGATGTGGTAAACGGTTTGATCAACGAAATCAAAGGTTTAAGACCAATTTATTTGGGACCAGGAGAATTATCATATCTTGCAGAGATATCAACACCATTATTGCTAAATGCAATGATACGAAATAAAATAAAAAATCCAGGTATCAAAATCATCTAA
- a CDS encoding cadherin-like domain-containing protein: MQKLSGLFLVAVLISGAFSSSFAFAQVPTAQNDQYSLNEDSVLTVGPTGVLTNDTNIDNSFFAIIHTGVGFGILTLNVDGTFTYTPNSNFNSIDSFTYIATNGTHSSNNATVTLSVNPINDSPIAQNNTATTPENTSIIISVLNNDSDVDGDSLTVSSITQGANGTVTTNGTITTYTPKSNFHGVDSFTYTVSDGLLTDTATVTVTVNSVNDHDDNNGDKVNICHKDKKTISVSVNAISAHLKHGDTIGACGNDQDQNTDKKLIEEQLKALKKDFKAQEKILKEQLKALKKDFKAQEKILKEQLKDLKKDKKPKDDDHDEDDDHDEDDD, encoded by the coding sequence ATGCAAAAACTTTCAGGACTATTTCTGGTTGCTGTGCTTATCTCAGGAGCATTTTCCTCAAGTTTTGCATTTGCTCAAGTTCCTACAGCACAAAATGATCAATACTCATTAAATGAGGATTCAGTTCTTACGGTTGGTCCTACTGGAGTTTTGACAAATGACACAAATATTGATAATAGTTTCTTTGCAATAATTCATACTGGTGTTGGTTTTGGAATTCTTACACTAAATGTGGATGGAACATTTACATATACTCCTAATTCAAACTTTAATTCTATTGATTCATTTACATATATTGCAACCAACGGAACGCATAGTAGTAACAATGCCACAGTCACACTTTCTGTTAATCCAATTAATGATTCACCAATAGCACAAAATAACACTGCAACAACACCCGAAAACACTTCAATAATCATTTCTGTATTAAACAACGACTCTGATGTTGATGGCGATTCACTTACAGTTAGTTCTATAACACAAGGAGCTAATGGAACAGTCACAACTAACGGCACCATTACAACTTACACACCAAAGTCAAACTTTCATGGAGTAGACTCTTTCACTTATACTGTATCTGATGGATTGCTAACTGATACTGCAACTGTTACTGTTACTGTAAACTCGGTTAATGACCATGATGATAATAATGGTGATAAAGTCAATATTTGCCATAAAGATAAGAAGACAATTTCTGTTTCAGTAAATGCCATCTCTGCTCATCTAAAGCATGGTGATACGATTGGAGCATGTGGAAATGACCAGGATCAAAATACCGATAAAAAGTTAATAGAAGAACAGCTAAAAGCACTAAAGAAAGATTTCAAAGCACAAGAAAAAATACTCAAAGAACAGCTAAAAGCACTAAAGAAAGATTTCAAAGCACAAGAAAAAATACTCAAAGAACAACTAAAAGATTTGAAGAAAGACAAGAAACCCAAAGATGATGATCATGACGAAGATGATGATCATGACGAAGATGACGATTAA
- a CDS encoding pyridoxamine 5'-phosphate oxidase family protein → MNRKDEFLKTQKILHLTTIGSKNIPHIVPVWYLYSSKKIYIGTNTKTKKAQNVNKNNKVAFCVDVGVNSPIFGVMGQGNANIILENNKVKKIAKKILARYFKSLQNKSAVELLDNTDCIIEIIPEKFSIWSY, encoded by the coding sequence ATGAACCGCAAAGATGAATTTTTAAAAACTCAAAAAATTTTACATCTTACAACAATAGGAAGTAAAAACATCCCACACATAGTACCTGTATGGTATTTGTATAGTTCAAAAAAAATCTACATAGGCACAAACACTAAAACCAAAAAGGCACAAAATGTTAACAAAAATAACAAAGTTGCATTTTGTGTAGATGTAGGAGTAAATTCTCCAATTTTTGGCGTCATGGGTCAAGGAAATGCAAATATCATTTTAGAAAATAATAAAGTAAAAAAAATTGCAAAAAAAATACTTGCAAGATATTTCAAAAGTTTGCAAAATAAATCCGCAGTAGAACTATTAGATAATACAGATTGTATTATAGAGATAATTCCAGAAAAGTTTTCAATTTGGAGTTATTAG
- a CDS encoding aminotransferase class I/II-fold pyridoxal phosphate-dependent enzyme, translating to MKISKKVAGVEYAIRDIVLAARKVEEKGMKVDYLNIGDPVQFGFQPPDNVKEAMINAIRNGENFYSSSEGLKELRIEIAKKENVKGLSISHDDVLITNGVSEGLDMVISSIVEEGDEVLLPGPYYPPYASYVRLHGGIPVEFAVDLDNSTPDIEDIKSKITSKTIAICLISPNNPTGVVFNESSLKKLVEIANQHNLYIICDEIYDQIIFDQKFVGIGKVAGDSPVIVLNGFSKVHLMSGWRIGYIAFNQSSKLDALRENLPKLARVRIASNLPVQHAALESLRGPQGYITEFVSELKKRRDLVVKRLNEMPGLSCPNPKGAFYAFPKIEDNKFGTDKEFVQKLLETKGVLTVHGSGFGEKYGSGHFRLVYLPSLEILDSAMNKIEDFVS from the coding sequence TTGAAAATATCAAAAAAAGTAGCAGGAGTTGAATATGCAATAAGGGATATTGTTCTAGCTGCAAGAAAAGTTGAAGAAAAAGGAATGAAAGTTGATTATCTCAACATTGGTGATCCAGTACAATTTGGTTTTCAACCTCCTGATAATGTAAAAGAGGCAATGATAAATGCAATAAGAAACGGTGAAAATTTTTATTCCTCATCAGAAGGTCTCAAGGAACTTAGAATAGAAATCGCAAAAAAAGAAAATGTAAAAGGATTATCAATTTCACATGATGACGTTTTAATCACAAATGGAGTTTCTGAAGGACTTGATATGGTCATATCATCTATTGTTGAAGAAGGCGATGAAGTTCTATTACCTGGTCCATACTATCCACCATATGCCTCATATGTTAGATTACACGGTGGAATCCCCGTAGAGTTTGCAGTAGATTTGGATAACTCTACGCCTGATATTGAAGATATCAAATCAAAGATTACTTCAAAAACAATTGCTATTTGCTTAATCAGTCCAAATAATCCAACCGGTGTTGTATTCAATGAATCATCATTAAAAAAATTAGTAGAAATTGCAAATCAACATAATTTATACATCATATGTGATGAGATTTATGATCAAATAATTTTTGATCAAAAATTTGTAGGAATTGGCAAAGTTGCAGGAGATTCACCAGTTATTGTTCTAAATGGATTCTCAAAAGTTCATCTAATGTCTGGATGGAGAATTGGATACATTGCATTTAACCAGTCATCAAAACTTGATGCACTAAGAGAAAATCTCCCAAAACTTGCACGAGTAAGAATTGCTAGCAATCTTCCAGTACAGCATGCTGCATTAGAATCGCTGCGAGGACCACAGGGATACATCACTGAATTTGTATCTGAATTAAAAAAACGAAGAGATCTTGTTGTAAAACGACTCAATGAAATGCCTGGTTTATCATGTCCTAATCCAAAAGGCGCGTTTTACGCTTTTCCAAAAATTGAAGACAATAAATTTGGAACTGATAAGGAGTTTGTGCAAAAACTTTTAGAAACAAAAGGAGTCTTGACTGTACATGGTTCTGGATTTGGAGAAAAATATGGTAGCGGACATTTTAGATTAGTGTATTTGCCAAGTCTTGAAATTTTAGATTCTGCAATGAACAAAATAGAAGATTTTGTCAGCTAA
- a CDS encoding SDR family oxidoreductase has protein sequence MTRAIVLGGSRGMGKAVAESLKSIKIDVFAASKNDIDTSNLDSVKKFVQIHNQTDILILNTGGPEAKEFSNISEEDWKKYHNQLFLGFCIILQNIKINDGGYIFLISSSVIKEPNAKLIISSAYRAAFSEVFKILSKDYAAKNISCINIAPGPINTDRTKELIENIDEYKKLLPMKRLGEPEEIGNFIKAIIENKIKYLSGVVINFDGANSNYIF, from the coding sequence ATGACTAGAGCAATTGTTCTTGGTGGTTCCAGAGGAATGGGAAAGGCAGTCGCAGAGTCGCTAAAATCAATAAAGATAGATGTTTTTGCAGCATCAAAAAACGATATTGACACTTCAAATTTAGATAGTGTGAAAAAATTTGTACAAATTCATAATCAAACAGACATACTAATTCTCAACACAGGTGGACCTGAAGCTAAAGAATTTTCAAACATATCTGAAGAAGATTGGAAAAAATATCATAATCAGTTATTTTTGGGATTTTGTATCATCTTACAAAACATCAAAATTAATGATGGAGGATACATATTTTTGATAAGCTCAAGTGTAATTAAGGAACCAAATGCAAAATTAATAATATCGTCAGCATATCGTGCTGCATTTAGTGAAGTCTTTAAGATTCTAAGCAAAGACTATGCAGCAAAAAACATTAGCTGTATCAATATTGCACCAGGTCCAATAAACACAGATAGAACAAAAGAACTAATAGAAAACATTGATGAATACAAAAAATTACTACCGATGAAAAGACTTGGAGAACCAGAAGAGATTGGAAACTTTATCAAAGCAATTATTGAAAATAAAATAAAGTATCTATCAGGCGTTGTAATTAATTTTGATGGTGCAAATTCAAATTATATTTTCTAA